The following coding sequences are from one Ursus arctos isolate Adak ecotype North America unplaced genomic scaffold, UrsArc2.0 scaffold_23, whole genome shotgun sequence window:
- the LOC113249824 gene encoding olfactory receptor 5B3-like, protein MDNRTEVAQFILLGLTTDPELQLPLFTMFTLIYVITLVGNLGIIVLILLDSRLHTPMYFFLSNLSLVDFGYSTAVTPKVMAGLLIGDKVISYNACAAQMFFFAAFATVENYLLASMAYDRYVAVCKPLHYTSTMTTSVCACLAVGSYICGFLNASIHIGDTFSLSFCMNNVIHHFFCDVPAVMVLSCSDRHVSELVLVYVVSFNIFFALLIVLISYIFIFITILQMHSAEGYQKALSTCASHLFAVSIFYGTIIFMYLQPSSNHSMDTDKMASVFYAMVIPMLNPVVYSLRNKEVKNAFMKTVLESKLSLGF, encoded by the coding sequence ATGGATAACAGGACGGAAGTGGCACAGTTCATCCTGCTGGGACTAACCACTGACCCGGAACTGCAGCTTCCCCTCTTCACGATGTTCACCCTCATCTACGTCATCACTCTGGTTGGGAATTTGGGGATCATCGTGCTGATCCTGCTGGACTCCCGTCTCCacacgcccatgtacttcttcctcagtaACCTGTCTCTGGTGGACTTCGGTTACTCCACAGCTGTCACTCCCAAGGTCATGGCTGGATTACTTATAGGAGACAAGGTCATCTCCTACAATGCGTGCGCTGCTCAGATGTTCTTTTTTGCGGCCTTCGCCACTGTGGAAAATTATCTCTTGGCCtcgatggcctatgaccgctatgtagCAGTGTGCAAACCCCTCCATTACACCAGCACCATGACGACAAGTGTGTGTGCTTGTCTGGCCGTGGGCTCCTACATCTGTGGTTTCCTGAATGCCTCCATCCATATTGGAGACACATTTAGTCTCTCTTTCTGTATGAACAACGTAATCCATCACTTTTTCTGTGATGTTCCAGCAGTCATGGTTCTTTCCTGCTCTGATAGACATGTCAGTGAGCTGGTTCTTGTTTACGTAGTGAGTTTCAACATCTTTTTTGCTCTCCTGATTGTCTTGATTTCCTACATATTCATATTTATCACCATCCTGCAGATGCACTCAGCTGAGGGATATCAGAAGGCTTTGtccacctgtgcctcccacctCTTTGCAGTGTCCATCTTCTATGGGACAATCATCTTCATGTATTTACAGCCCAGCTCCAACCATTCCATGGACACAGACAAAATGGCATCTGTGTTCTACGCTATGGTCATCCCCATGCTGAACCCTGTggtctacagcctgaggaacaaggaGGTCAAGAATGCATTCATGAAGACTGTTTTAGAGTCAAAATTGTCTCTAGGATTCTGA
- the LOC113249823 gene encoding olfactory receptor 5B17-like, which translates to MKNNTEVKEFILLGLATAPELQGPLFLMFTLIFLITLLGNLGMIVLILLDSRLHTPMYFFLSNLSLVDFGYSSTVTPKVMAGLLIGDKAISYNACAAQMFFFVFFATVESYLLASMAYDRYAAVCKPLHYTTTMTTGVCARLAIGSYVFGFLTAAFDIGNTFSLSFCMSNVVHHFFCDIPAVMTLACLDKDINELILVLISSFNIFFALLIILISYVFIFITVLKIQSGEGYQKALSTCAFHLVAVSIFYGTVIVMYLQPSSSHSMDTDKIVSVFYTMVIPMLNPMVYSLRNKEVRNAIKKVVEKAKYSLGVVF; encoded by the coding sequence ATGAAGAATAACACAGAGGTGAAAGAATTCATCCTGCTGGGACTAGCCACTGCCCCGGAACTGCAGGGTCCTCTCTTTCTAATGTTCACCCTCATCTTCCTGATCACGCTGCTCGGGAACCTGGGGATGATCGTGCTGATCCTGCTGGACTCCCgtctccacacccccatgtacttcttcctcagtaACCTGTCTCTGGTGGACTTTGGTTACTCCTCAACAGTCACTCCCAAGGTCATGGCCGGATTACTTATAGGAGACAAGGCCATCTCCTACAATGCATGTGCTGCCCAGATGttcttttttgtattctttgccaCTGTGGAAAGTTACCTCTTAGCTtcaatggcctatgaccgctacgcAGCAGTGTGCAAACCCCTTCATTACACCACGACCATGACGACAGGTGTGTGTGCTCGTCTGGCCATAGGCTCTTATGTCTTTGGTTTTCTAACTGCTGCTTTTGACATTGGAAACACATTCAGTCTCTCTTTCTGTATGTCCAATGTAGTCCATCACTTTTTCTGTGATATTCCAGCAGTCATGACCCTGGCTTGCTTGGATAAAGACATTAATGAGCTGATTCTTGTGCTTATTTCAAGCTTTAATATCTTTTTTGCACTTCTTATAATCTTGATTTCCTACGTGTTCATATTTATCACCGTTTTGAAGATACAGTCAGGTGAGGGATACCAGAAGGCTTTATCTACCTGTGCTTTTCACCTTGTTGCAGTTTCCATATTTTATGGGACAGTCATTGTCATGTACTTACAGCCAAGTTCTAGTCATTCCATGGACACAGACAAAATTGTATCTGTGTTCTATACTATGGTCATCCCCATGCTGAACCCTATggtctacagcctgaggaacaaagaGGTCAGGAATGCCATCAAAAAGGTTGTTGAGAAGGCAAAATATTCTCTAGGTGTAGTCTTCTAG
- the LOC113246513 gene encoding olfactory receptor 5B2-like — translation MENSTEVNEFRLLGLTDSPELQVPLFITFTSIYLTTLIGNLGMIMLVLLDSRLHTPMYIFLSNLSLVDCAYSSAVTPKVMAGFLTGDKVISYGGCAAQMFFFVAFASVDCFLLAAMAYDRHAAVCKPLHYTTAVTASLCAQMAGGCYVWGFVESAIHTGFTFCLSFCHSNVVHHFFCDIPPILALSCSDTNINEIVLFILAAFNVCFALIVILTSYLFIFIAILRMRSAEGRKKACSTCASHLTAVTVFYGTVMFMYLQPSSSHSMDNDQMASVFYTIIVPMLNPIVYSLRNKEVNNAFRKATKKLKILFSS, via the coding sequence ATGGAGAACAGCACTGAGGTGAATGAGTTTAGGCTCTTGGGACTGACTGACAGCCCAGAACTGCAAGTCCCTCTTTTCATAACGTTCACCTCCATTTATCTCACTACTCTCATCGGAAATCTTGGGATGATCATGTTGGTTCTGTTGGACTCTCGTCTCCACACTCCCATGTATATTTTCCTCAGTAACCTCTCTCTGGTGGACTGTGCTTACTCCTCGGCTGTTACTCCCAAGGTCATGGCTGGGTTTCTCACAGGGGATAAAGTCATCTCCTATGGTGGATGTGCTGCTCAGATGTTCTTCTTTGTGGCTTTTGCCAGTGTAGACTGTTTCCTGCTAGCTGCCATGGCTTACGATCGGCATGCAGCAGTATGTAAGCCCTTACATTACACCACCGCTGTGACCGCCAGCTTGTGTGCTCAAATGGCAGGAGGCTGCTATGTCTGGGGCTTTGTTGAATCTGCCATCCATACTGGATTcaccttctgcctctccttctgccattccAATGTGGTCCATCACTTTTTCTGTGATATCCCCCCAATTCTGGCTCTTTCCTGCTCTGATACCAATATAAATGAGATTGTGCTGTTTATCTTAGCAGCTTTCAATGTCTGTTTTGCCCTTATAGTTATCTTGACCTCCTATCTGTTCATCTTCATTGCCATCCTGAGGATGCGCTCAgcggagggaaggaagaaagcctgctccacctgtgcctcacacCTCACTGCCGTAACCGTCTTCTATGGGACTGTCATGTTCATGTACTTACAACCCAGTTCTAGTCATTCTATGGACAATGACCAAATGGCATCTGTGTTCTATACAATAATAGTCCCCATGTTGAACCCTATTGTCTATAGTCTAAGGAATAAAGAGGTGAATAATGCTTTCAGGAAAGCCACAAAGAAGCTGAAGATTCTGTTCAGCTCATAG